Proteins from one Malania oleifera isolate guangnan ecotype guangnan chromosome 4, ASM2987363v1, whole genome shotgun sequence genomic window:
- the LOC131153156 gene encoding pentatricopeptide repeat-containing protein At1g50270 has product MLATFTSQATTLRDSFFSLFQRCVTVQHLFQTHTVLTTSGLSHDILLLPHLLLRFLAISPPCYLSYASILFDRIQTPDICLWNMMIRAFASSPEPEMSLVLFARMRRDGVAPSKHTFPALLKAFSKLKNETLFQVHAQIVKFGFSFDPFVRNSLISVFANGGCVGFARRVFDESLQRIDVVAWTAMIDGYARNGLAMEGLGCFLEMRSGGVRVDEVAIVSVLCAAGTVGEVWFGKWVHGFYIVSGRVPSDVYVGSALLDMYSKCGYCDDAHKVFDEMPRKNVVSWSTLMAGYVHCHRFQEVLRIFQDMLLKDVPPNEFTLSSVLTACAQLGALDRGRWIHRYLDNQKLELSSTLGTALIDMYAKCGCMKEAFFIFRQLPCKDVYPWTAMINGLAMHGDALGSLNLFSCMFKNGVQPNEVTFVGVLSACSHGGLIDEGRKFFRLMSCAFRLEPDIEHYGCMIDLFGRAGCLEEALKLIANMPMEPTPVIWGALFAACMIHRDFVLGELVGKRLIELQPHHGGTYALLANLYSACREWKANAHVRRLMKWKAVRKTPGCSWIEMNGVIHEFTSFDRSHAESVDVYLMVDRIMDQLKHVGCSLETKMLPLAHMG; this is encoded by the coding sequence ATGCTTGCAACCTTCACCAGCCAAGCCACGACTCTGCGTGATTCCTTCTTCTCTTTGTTCCAAAGATGTGTGACCGTTCAGCATCTCTTCCAAACCCACACTGTCCTCACCACTTCAGGCCTCTCGCACGACATCTTGTTACTCCCCCACCTCCTCCTACGTTTCCTCGCCATCTCTCCACCATGTTATCTCTCCTACGCTTCGATTCTCTTCGACCGAATCCAAACGCCCGACATCTGCCTGTGGAACATGATGATCAGGGCTTTTGCGTCAAGTCCCGAACCCGAAATGTCCCTTGTTCTATTTGCAAGAATGCGCCGAGATGGCGTCGCTCCGAGTAAGCACACATTTCCTGCACTTCTCAAGGCCTTTTCCAAGTTGAAAAACGAAACCCTGTTTCAGGTTCATGCTCAAATTGTGAAATTCGGATTCAGTTTCGACCCTTTTGTCCGGAACTCGTTGATCTCCGTGTTCGCAAATGGTGGGTGCGTCGGTTTCGCCCGCCGGGTGTTTGATGAAAGTCTGCAGAGGATTGATGTGGTTGCTTGGACGGCAATGATTGATGGGTATGCTAGAAATGGACTTGCCATGGAAGGATTGGGATGTTTTCTGGAGATGAGATCGGGAGGTGTCAGGGTCGATGAGGTGGCCATTGTTAGTGTTCTCTGCGCAGCGGGGACGGTGGGTGAGGTTTGGTTTGGAAAGTGGGTTCATGGGTTTTACATAGTGTCGGGGCGAGTACCTTCGGATGTTTACGTTGGCAGTGCTCTGCTCGACATGTATTCGAAGTGTGGCTACTGCGACGATGCGCATAAAGTGTTTGATGAAATGCCTAGGAAAAACGTGGTTTCTTGGAGCACACTGATGGCAGGTTACGTGCATTGTCATAGATTCCAGGAGGTGCTTCGCATCTTTCAGGACATGCTTCTAAAAGACGTCCCGCCCAATGAGTTCACGTTGTCCAGTGTTCTCACTGCATGCGCACAACTAGGGGCATTAGATCGAGGGAGGTGGATCCACCGATATTTGGATAACCAAAAACTGGAATTGAGCTCAACACTAGGGACAGCTTTGATAGATATGTATGCGAAGTGTGGGTGCATGAAGGAGGCATTCTTCATTTTTAGGCAGTTGCCATGCAAGGATGTTTACCCTTGGACTGCCATGATTAATGGGTTGGCAATGCATGGAGATGCTTTAGGCTCTTTGAATCTATTCTCTTGCATGTTTAAAAATGGAGTTCAACCCAATGAAGTTACCTTTGTTGGTGTTCTTAGTGCTTGTTCTCATGGAGGACTAATAGATGAGGGACGCAAGTTCTTTCGATTAATGAGCTGTGCTTTTCGTTTGGAGCCTGATATAGAACATTATGGCTGCATGATTGATCTCTTTGGTCGGGCTGGATGCTTGGAGGAAGCTTTGAAATTGATTGCCAACATGCCAATGGAGCCTACTCCTGTCATTTGGGGAGCTCTATTTGCTGCCTGTATGATTCATCGAGATTTTGTGCTAGGGGAACTTGTGGGGAAACGTCTTATCGAGCTGCAACCCCATCATGGTGGTACATATGCGCTTTTGGCAAACTTATACTCAGCATGTCGAGAATGGAAAGCCAATGCTCATGTAAGGAGGCTCATGAAATGGAAAGCAGTTAGAAAGACACCAGGGTGTAGCTGGATTGAAATGAATGGTGTGATTCACGAGTTCACCTCCTTTGACAGATCTCATGCAGAATCAGTTGATGTATATTTGATGGTGGATAGAATTATGGACCAGCTGAAGCATGTTGGTTGTTCTCTAGAGACCAAAATGTTACCTTTGGCACACATGGGTTGA
- the LOC131153155 gene encoding BTB/POZ domain-containing protein At1g50280 — protein MKAAAGAAVAMPEPCDLKVHVNGQQTFFLNQKKISKYSGRLKKILQQERRRTQIKNLGIEINNFPGGPDGFELVLRFCYNNGEIKVTASNVCLLHCCAVFLGMTEAASACNLLQRTENFFQKTENFPEKTENFLQIMHCKSSWNDTLTCLKSCEPFFSYADSCGLVQRLIGSLLAKISNQQISDSHLTAGSSTSSSSSSSSPETTSGFKVKAWWFDELTILPPNIIEMFIKTLGAHGPNNNNLLLTRFLLHYLKSVAVRRKNGDAAAPKISRYRDLAETAAYGVILMGEKVFSCRGLFWVLRVASGFGLSRECRDGLERLIGGMLNQATLDDLLVSAGAGGVVYDVNLVLRLLREFVNGNGVTESGAEKMKRVGRLVDEYMREIAPDQKLKLSTFLGVAESLPDGARDCFDGVYRAIDIYLQSHPGVPSEERSRLCRCLNYEKLTLEACKDLAKNPRIPPGISVQALISQKPRSYAGAGATREVVMGGASPSREAEAEAEAAESVVFSREKEEMRLKLQRMQWRVVELEKVCKEMKGQMSRLVQNRIIAGTPAPARSILPRLC, from the exons ATGAAGGCAGCGGCGGGAGCAGCAGTAGCAATGCCAGAGCCATGTGATCTCAAAGTTCATGTTAATGGTCAACAAACATTCTTTCTCAATCAG AAGAAGATATCAAAATATTCAGGAAGGTTGAAGAAGATCCTCCAGCAAGAAAGAAGAAGAACCCAGATAAAAAATTTGGGGATTGAAATCAATAATTTTCCAGGAGGCCCGGATGGGTTTGAGCTGGTTCTGAGATTCTGCTACAACAATGGAGAGATCAAAGTGACAGCATCGAACGTATGTCTCCTTCATTGCTGCGCGGTCTTTCTCGGAATGACAGAGGCGGCCTCCGCCTGCAATCTCCTTCAACGAACAGAGAATTTTTTCCAGAAAACAGAGAATTTTCCCGAGAAAACAGAGAATTTCCTCCAAATAATGCACTGCAAAAGCTCATGGAATGATACTTTGACCTGTCTCAAGAGCTGCGAACCATTCTTTTCGTACGCAGATTCATGCGGCCTCGTACAAAGGCTCATCGGTTCGCTCCTCGCAAAAATTTCTAACCAGCAGATTTCGGATTCACATCTCACGGCCGGGTCGTCTACTTCTAGCTCGTCTTCGTCCTCTTCCCCTGAAACCACATCTGGTTTCAAGGTCAAGGCATGGTGGTTCGACGAATTGACGATTCTGCCCCCCAACATCATAGAAATGTTCATCAAGACATTGGGGGCTCACGGGCCCAACAACAACAACCTCCTACTCACGAGATTCCTCCTCCATTACCTGAAAAGCGTGGCCGTTCGGCGGAAGAACGGCGACGCGGCGGCTCCAAAGATCTCCCGGTACCGGGATCTGGCGGAGACGGCGGCGTACGGGGTGATTTTGATGGGGGAAAAGGTGTTCTCCTGCAGAGGGCTGTTTTGGGTGTTGAGAGTTGCGTCTGGGTTTGGGCTGAGCAGAGAGTGCCGAGATGGGCTCGAGAGGTTGATCGGCGGGATGCTTAATCAGGCGACGCTGGACGATTTGTTGGTCTCCGCCGGTGCCGGCGGTGTAGTGTACGACGTGAATTTGGTGTTGAGGCTGCTAAGGGAATTTGTAAATGGGAACGGGGTAACTGAGTCGGGGGCTGAGAAGATGAAGCGGGTGGGGCGGTTGGTGGATGAGTACATGAGAGAGATAGCGCCTGATCAGAAGCTGAAGCTGTCGACGTTTCTGGGAGTTGCAGAGAGTCTACCCGACGGTGCGAGGGACTGCTTCGATGGGGTCTACAGAGCTATCGATATCTATCTTCAG TCTCACCCAGGTGTTCCAAGTGAGGAGCGGTCGAGGCTGTGCCGGTGCCTGAACTACGAGAAGCTGACACTGGAGGCGTGCAAAGACCTCGCCAAAAACCCAAGAATCCCTCCGGGGATTTCAGTGCAAGCTCTGATATCTCAAAAGCCCCGCAGCTACGCGGGCGCGGGTGCAACGAGGGAGGTGGTGATGGGAGGGGCGTCCCCAAGCCGAGAGGCCGAGGCGGAGGCGGAGGCGGCAGAGAGCGTAGTGTTTTCACGAGAGAAGGAGGAGATGAGACTGAAACTGCAGAGGATGCAGTGGAGGGTGGTGGAGTTGGAGAAGGTGTGCAAGGAGATGAAGGGCCAAATGTCAAGGCTGGTTCAGAATAGGATCATCGCCGGTACCCCTGCCCCCGCTAGATCAATCTTGCCTAGACTATGTTAA